From Oreochromis niloticus isolate F11D_XX linkage group LG14, O_niloticus_UMD_NMBU, whole genome shotgun sequence, one genomic window encodes:
- the bmp16 gene encoding bone morphogenetic protein 16, with amino-acid sequence MFPPNLLLLMVLLLPHGSSGRQGGDTSEIDHGRVHPTPSALSPSLRDPGLAQTIQSLLLSRLGLQSQPDPRPGVPVPRYLLDLYHFHQQQYHLVEDPSFSFPSQHIQEANTIRSFHHNEPLGDSLGAEDHTRVHISFNISSIPQDESVLSAELRLRRSDGASLGPGPHRLNLYLSEHHEDPEPTLLETRLLTNGLRSYKTSGFWEAFSLSAELLHEAHAGTGSLGFLLEVRPENTTSLPEQNLSSAASEGTEKSKEAHLRVCRSVGQDDHSWAQERPLLVTYSHDGRGQPLVKHGRRNPGNGQRRKGAKARVKNKNKGLNRNQIWGRDKRMGYTVPSWADDKGGISWSERGRVKRNGGRSAKLKRLSRNRCRRHPLYVDFNDVGWEKWIIAPSGYDAFFCLGECRFPLADHMNSSSHAMVQTLVNSVNGAVPRACCVPTSLSPIALLYLDSQDRVVLKNYQDMVVEGCGCR; translated from the exons ATGTTCCCTCCTAACCTCCTGCTCCTCATGGTCCTGCTGCTACCTCATGGCTCGTCTGGTCGCCAGGGTGGAGACACCAGCGAGATCGATCATGGCAGGGTGCACCCCACACCTTCCGCTTTGTCACCGTCACTCCGGGATCCCGGTCTGGCTCAGACCATCCAGAGTCTCCTTTTGAGCCGACTGGGGCTGCAGTCTCAGCCTGACCCAAGGCCTGGAGTGCCGGTGCCACGGTACCTCCTGGATCTTTACCACTTCCACCAGCAGCAGTACCATCTAGTAGAGGACCCTTCATTTAGTTTCCCCAGTCAGCACATCCAGGAGGCCAACACTATACGCAGCTTCCACCACAATG AGCCCCTTGGAGACAGTCTTGGTGCAGAGGATCATACCAGAGTGCACATTTCCTTCAATATCTCTTCCATCCCTCAAGATGAGAGTGTGCTCTCTGCTGAGCTCCGCCTCCGTCGCAGTGACGGAGCATCTCTGGGTCCTGGACCCCACAGACTAAACCTATACCTCTCTGAGCACCATGAGGACCCTGAGCCCACTCTGCTGGAAACAAGGTTACTCACCAATGGCCTCCGTAGTTATAAAACAAGTGGTTTCTGGGAGGCTTTTAGTCTTAGCGCAGAACTCCTACATGAGGCCCATGCTGGGACTGGCAGCCTAGGATTCCTCCTGGAGGTCAGACCTGAAAACACCACCTCACTTCCTGAGCAGAACCTCTCTTCTGCTGCAAGTGAGGGGACGGAGAAATCAAAAGAGGCACACCTGAGGGTGTGCAGATCTGTGGGACAAGACGATCACAGCTGGGCCCAAGAGAGACCCCTCTTGGTTACTTACAGTCATGATGGTCGTGGACAGCCTTTAGTCAAACATGGTAGAAGAAACCCTGGTAATGGCCAGAGGAGAAAAGGAGCAAAGGCAAGGGTCAAGAATAAAAACAAGGGTCTCAATAGAAACCAAATCTGGGGAAGGGACAAAAGAATGGGGTATACTGTGCCGAGCTGGGCGGATGACAAAGGAGGAATCAGTTGGAGCGAACGTGGCAGGGTGAAAAGAAACGGTGGTCGTTCTGCAAAACTGAAACGCCTTTCCCGCAATAGATGCCGCCGCCATCCACTTTATGTAGATTTCAATGACGTGGGCTGGGAAAAGTGGATCATTGCACCCAGTGGCTACGACGCCTTCTTCTGCCTGGGTGAGTGTCGCTTTCCTTTGGCTGACCACATGAACTCCTCAAGCCACGCCATGGTGCAAACTCTGGTAAACTCTGTGAATGGAGCAGTGCCCCGGGCCTGCTGCGTCCCAACCTCTCTCAGTCCCATCGCCCTGCTCTACCTGGACTCTCAAGACCGAGTTGTGCTGAAAAATTATCAGGACATGGTTGTGGAGGGCTGCGGCTGTCGGTAG